The following DNA comes from Spirulina major PCC 6313.
ATTTGGATTGCATCTTACCCTTGCTCAGGAAATAGTTTTTTCCGAATTTTGCTACATCAGTTTTCTGGATTTTCTACTTATACAAATTACGATAAAAAAACATCGATTTCACAAAACTTGAGATCCATCGTGGGCTATCAACCGCTGCCCATGTCTCAAGAAAAAATGCAGAATGCCTCTGAGCTTTTTTTTATAAAAACCCACGAGCTTCCCTCTGATCAATCTCCAGCTATTTATCTTGTCCGTGATGGTCGAGATGCTTTGGTTTCCTATGCTCACTATATCTTTGCAAATTATCCAGAGCAGATTTGCGATCGCACATTTGACCAAGTTCTCAGAGATTTAGTGATCAGTTCTAATCACGTTAGTGGTTGGTCTGGTCATGTACTTACCTGGACACAGCGTCAGGCTCCGACAATTATTCTACGCTTTGAATATTTAATTCAGCATCCCCATCCTCAAGACATTATTCACTACGCTCTTCAAAGATTGAATATCAATCAAGACATTATTAGTCAAGATGCAAAAATTCCTGAGTTTAAAGATTCAAAAAAAGAGTACCTTAGTTATTTTCGTAATGGACAAGTGGGTCAATGGTTGACAGAAATGCCGATGGATATCCAAGCAGAGTTTTGGAAGAAGCATGGGTATGCAATGCAAAAAATGGGCTACTCTCAGCATAGATCATTCCTTTCAATGGGAGTAGAGTTTTTTGAAGCTGAGAATTTTGTATCACAAAAAAATGAATATTTTATATTACCAACAAAAGCAATCAACAAATTAAAAACCGAGCTTATTGAGAAAGAAAAAACAATCCAAAATATGGCTTTTTTTCTCAAGCTCTCGCCTTCTTACTGGCTTGTTATTCATTTTCGTCCGTTCTTGAAGAGAAAATTACCAAAGAGATTAGTTACTTTCATTCGTAGAAATAAGAACCCTTTGTCTCTAGAACTACAATTTACACCGAGAAGCATCCGACTACCTCGCTCTTACTATTGTGTAAATAAGTCGATATCAAGCGACGAAATGCCCTGGATTTCAGTTGTGACACCTTCTTATAATCAAGTCCAATATATTTCAAAGACGATTGAAAGTATACTTCAGCAGAAGTATCCAAATCTTGACTACGTGATTCAAGATGGTGGTTCAAACGATGGCACAACTGAGATTTTAGCGCGTTATGCCCAGCAGGTTAGCCATATTGAATCTTCCCCTGATGGGGGACAAGCTCATGCTATCAATTTGGGATTTCAAAAAACCAAAGGTGAGATTATGGCTTGGCTCAATGCGGATGACATTCTACTTCCTGGTGCGTTACATTATGTTTCTGAGTTTTTCAGTAATAATCCGGGTGTAGATGTTGTTTATAGTCATCGCATTTTAATTAATGAGCAAGGTCATGAATTTAGTCGCTGGATCTTACCTCCCCATGACCATGAAATATTGAGTTGGGCTGACTATATCCCCCAAGAGACGTTGTTTTGGCGACGTGAAATTTGGAATAAAGTTGGAGGCAAAGTAGATCAGTCCTATCGTTTTGCCATGGATTGGGATCTATTATTGCGCTTCAGAGCGGCCGGAGCAAAATTTGTCCGCTTACCTCGTTTTCTTGGAGCATTTAGAGTCCACTCTCAGCAAAAAACTCAGGCTCTCTATGATGTGGGAGAGGAGGAAATGAATCGCTTGCGCTGGACTCAGCATGGTGAGACTGTATCGATCTTCAACGTTAATCAAAAAGTCAATCAATATTTACGGCGAGCGAACTGGTATCGTTTTCTGTATCAGATGAAATTACTAAGATATTGAGTCGATAGCGGTTTTCAAGAATATGAGGTACTACCCTCACCCGATATCCCTCTCTCTTGCTGAATGTGCCCAACCCTTATCCCCAAAACACGACCATGGCCCTGGTTACTGTGATTGAACATCCTCTTGTACAGCATAAACTCACCCTGATGCGCCAGGTGAACACCAGCACCGCCAAGTTTCGCACCCTGCTGAAAGAGGTGGGGATGTTGCTGGCCTATGAGGTGACGCGGGATTTGCCGTTGAAGTTGACGGAAATTCAAACGCCCCTGACGACGATGCAGGCTCCGATGTTGGCGGCGGATAAAAAACTGGTGCTGGTGCCGATTATGCGGGCGGGGCAGGGGTTATTGGATGGGATGTTGGAGTTGATGCCGTCGGCGAGGGTGGGGCATATTGGCCTGTATCGTGACCCGACGACCCATGGGGTGGTGGAATATTATGTGAAGTTGCCCCACGATATTGAACAGCGGGAGGTGTTGGTGATTGATCCGATGTTGGCGACGGGGAATTCTGCGATCGCCGCCGTCGAACGTCTCAAAGAATCCCACCCCCAACAGATTAAGTTCATTTGTCTCCTCGCCGCCCCCGAAGGCATCGCCGCCTTTCACGACCATCACCCCGATGTGCCCCTCTACACCGCTGCCATCGATCAGGGCTTGGATGAACAGGCCTACATTATCCCTGGCATGGGCGATGCGGGCGATCGCCTCTACGGGACAAAATAAGCTGGGGTGGGGAGTGCGATCGCCCCCCATCCACCCCCACCCAGGCGGCGAAATCCCCGTTTTCTATGACAATTTGCCCCTGCCATCATAAACTTGTCTTGGAGAGTCAACTACAGGCAGTCAAGAGGTTTTCCGTGAAACGAGTATTAGGAATCATATTGGGTGGCGGTGCAGGTACACGCCTCTACCCCTTAACAAAACTCAGAGCCAAACCCGCAGTGCCCCTCGCCGGAAAATATCGCTTAATCGATATTCCTGTGAGTAACTGCATCAACTCTGGCATTGATAAAATTTATGTTTTGACGCAATTTAATTCTGCGTCCCTCAACCGTCACCTCAGCCGAGGCTACAACTTTTCAAGCATTAGTGACGGTTTTGTTGAAGTCCTCGCTGCCCATCAAACCCCCGAACATCCGGACTGGTTCCAAGGAACCGCCGATGCGGTGCGTCAATACCTCTGGTTATTCCGCGAATGGGATGCCGACGAATACCTGATCCTCTCCGGTGACCACCTCTACCGGATGGACTACAGCGACTTCATTCAACGCCACCGCGAAACCGGCGCAGACATTACCCTTTCGGTGATTCCCATTGACGAGCGCCGCGCCTCTAGCTTCGGTTTGATGAAAATCAACGACAATGGCCGCGTTGTAGATTTCAGCGAAAAACCCACTGGCGAAGCCCTCAAAGCCATGCAGGTGGACACCACCACCTTGGGGTTAAATCCTGAAGATGCCCGCCAAAAACCCTATATTGCCTCCATGGGCATCTACGTCTTCAAAAAAGAAGTCCTCATCGACTTGCTCGAAAAATATCCCCAGCAAACTGATTTCGGTAAAGAAATCATTCCCGCTGCGGCGAGTGATTATAATTTGCAGGCCTATCTGTTCGATGACTATTGGGAAGATATCGGGACGATTGAGGCCTTCTTTGAAGCGAATCTGGCCCTGACGATGCAGCCCAAACCCGCCTTTAGTTTCTATGATGAAAAGGCTCCCATCTACACCAGGGCCCGCTATTTACCGCCGACAAAACTGCTCAATTGTGATGTGAAAGAATCGATCATTGGCGAAGGTTGCATCATTAAAGATTGCAGCATTAGTCACTCGGTTTTAGGAATTCGATCGCGCATTGAATCGGGCTGTAAAATTGAAGACTCCCTCTTAATGGGATCTGACTATTACGAACCCTTTACCGAACGTCAAAACCCCAATGAACCCACAAAAATTCCCATTGGGATTGGAGCGGGTTCAACCATTCGGCGGGCGATCGTTGATAAGAATGCCCGCATTGGTCAAAAAGTGCTGATCTTGAATAAAGACCGTGTGGAAGAATCCAACCGTGAAGATGAAGGTTTCTATATTCGGAGCGGTGTCGTGGTTGTATTGAAAAATGCGGTGATTCCCGATGGCACGGTAATCTAATTCCTTCAACCCCTCTCGATTAATCCCCTCGACATTGGGGCAAAACAGCAGCATAGTCACTGCTGTTTTTTTAATGGTGGGTTTAGGGAGGATTCACCCCTTGCTATACTCGGATAGAATGAGCAGTGACTGCTCGCCACTGAATGCGATCGCACCCTCCAAACAACCATGGCCCTACTCCCAAAATCCTTCCCCTCCGTCACATCCTCCACCGGCAAACGGATTAGCCTCTGGTTTGAACGGACGGTCGCGATTATTGCAGCCTTAAACTTTTTCCTCGTCCTGTTTGACCTCAGCTACATTCCCCTGCGGGATTTTTGGTTGCAAGGACGTGTGAAGTTTCTCAGTTTAAAAGTGGGTGACTTTGAATATAGCTTTCCCGAAGACCCGGTGACGGTGATGAGCTTACCCGTGACCCATTGGTATGACTGGGTTAAGGGCATTGAACCCTATCGAGATACCGACCGATATCTTGACGAATTTGAAATCTTAACAGAAAACCTAATTAGCTATAATCTCTACTCACCCCAGGTGCAACAATCCCTAAGCATTTTACGCACCCAAAGCGAAGATATTATCGACACAAATCCCTTCCAGGTTGCCAATAAAACCGGCACATTAGAGCGCATTAAAAACTTAATGCGTGACCATGTGGAAACAGACTCCGCCAAGGAAGCATTTCAAATATTCTGGAGTTTGGACTATTTAGAAGCAAATGATATTGGCGATCAATTAGATTTTTTTGAGCAAGAAATTCAGCCCTTGGTGGAAACTAATTACTTTCGGCCGGTGGGTGAAAATGGGGAGCCGGTGGATAATTTTGGTATTCTTGATTTTCCGTTTTCGGCTCTGTTTTTTGCAGAATTTATCGCCCGAACTTGGTTAATTAGTCGTCGTCGCAAGGGAGTGACCTGGTTTGATGCGATGCTGTGGCGTTGGTATGATGTGCTGCTGTTTATGCCCGTTCCCTATTGGATGAATTGGGCGCGATTATTGCGGATTATTCCGGTGACGACTCGTTTAAATCAGGCCAAACTGATCGATATGCACCAAATCAAAAAACAAGCCAGTCAAGGGTTTGTGGCGAGTATTGCTGAAGACCTCACGGAAGTGGTGGTGGTGGGCATTTTAAATCAGGTGCAAGGGTCGATTAAGCGGGGAGAATTTACGAATTTTCTATCTCAACAAAATGTCAATCCGTATATTGACCTCAACGATACCAATGAGGTGGCGGAAATTACCCGGTTGGTGGTGCAGTTGGTGGTGAATCAGGTGCTCCCGGCGATGCGGGACGATGTGGAGGCGTTGGTGGAATATAGCATTAATAAGGCGATCGCTGACACCCCAGGGGCCCAAGGGTTAGCCTCGGTGCCAGCGATCGCCGAAGCCCAAAAGAAAATGACCCAGCAAGTGGTACACAATCTATACGGCGTGCTCTACACCCAAATTCAACACCTAATCGAAGAAGACCCCGAATTTGATGCCTTACTCGATCGCATCGTGGCCACTTTCACCAAGTCCATGTCCAGCGAAATAACCGCCCAACAAAGTCTAGAGCGGATGGAATACCTGATGACCTCGTTGATTGAAGAGATCAAGGTGAACTATGTCCAACGTTTATCAGCAGAAGATATTGAGGCCTTAATGGATCAAACCCGTGCCTTGCGCCAAGTCACCCAAATCAATTGAACCCCGGCGAGATGGGGCTGTTCTCCGCAGTTGCAGCCGAAGAAACTCCACTTTGAGTTACGATCAAGCTTAATTCATTATCCTTCAACCCCAATCTAGCTATACCTTATGTCGTTTTTACGCTTCCTACAATTTGTCCTGGGCATCATTTGTGGCGTTGCGCTCTTAGGGATCAGTGGTGCTGCGGCGGGCTATTACTTTTTTAGTCGGATGTCGGTTAATCCGGAGCGTCCGATCTACAGCGAGGAGCGGGGCAGCACATCCACAGCGGAACCACAACCCACCGACGGCATTGTGCCTGAAACTGCGGCGGAAGCGCAATCCGATTCGGAGGCTGCTCCTGAACCGGCGCAACCTGTCGAAGCGGAAGTTCTTGAAGAGGGGGCCTATCGAGCACAAGTGACCTGGCCCGATGGGTTAACGCTGCGGGCGGAACCGTCCCTAGACGCAGAACAGATCGGGAGTTTGCTCTACGAAGATCCGATGATTGTGTTGGATACGACGGATGATGGTCTGTGGGAACGGGTGCGGATGCCGGGGAGCGATCGCCAAGGCTGGGTCAAGGCGGGCAACTCCGAACCGATCGAGGAAGACTAAGGGCCGTGAGTTCCAACGGCAGCAACGGGTGAGGGGACGCTCCTCAACAGGATAAACGACCCAGTGGTGCTACCTCCATAGCGAAATACACCACGGGGCACGGGGGATACATCGGCAAAGGTGGCCACGGTATCCGGATCTGAGGAGAGGGCGGCGGGGGGATTAGTGGAAGCCAGGGGAGCGGCTCGAAAAAACCACCACGCGGCTCCTCCGATGATGAGGGCGCAAATCCCCGCACTGAAGAGCAGGGCTTTTGTTTCGGTTGAGTGTTTCATGGGTGATTGCAACGTCTGAGGGATTCACAACAGCACGAACCCGATGATTTCCTCCCAAGGTTAGGGGCTGCGCCGCTCGGAATAGTAGGTGCTCTCACGTTCACCAAACCAGGCATAGCGATTGTCGCGCACTTGGTCATAGATGCGATCGCCCATGGGTTTCATCCCAGGGATATTCCGGTACATCTGCACAAATAGATCCCCCAAGGGCAAGAGGCGGGCGATTTCTTCAGCAGCCGCACTGCCCTGCCATTTGTGGTTCGGGTTTTGGGCATCCAGCAAAATCATCCCCAAAGCCCCACTTTGGCAGGCGATCCCCCACTGGGCGAGGGTCGCTTCGTCTTGCATGGGGGTGTAGTCAAAGAGATGACCGCGATCAAACTGTTCGAGGAGTTGCGTAAACGTGACGCAAAGATTGCAATTGCCGTCATAGATGACGTGGTATCGAGGATTAGCCATGAATTCATAAGGTGCGCTCCATCTCCGATCCTAGCGGGGATTGGCCGCAATCTGCTAAAGGGGCGATCGCGAGAGGCTCGCACATTGGATTTATCATTGACATTTCAGACGAAATCCGGATTGCATAGGCTGAGCAAGCGCACCCTGAGCTTGTCGAAAGGTAAACGGCGGGGCTATTCCCGACGAGAGGCTTCGCCAACGACAAGCTCAGTCCTCAATCTCGCCCTCTATGATCCGGATTTTTGACATCCTCCCCTCAGCGAACTTGACCCCGTATGCTAGGCTCAATCAACGAAGTTTAGATAATGTATGTGGCAGTATGTAACCCCTGGGATTCCGGATCAGCAGTTTGAACAACTGCCGGGAATTCCCCTCAGTAAGCGCGAGGTGCGCGTGTTGATCTTGTCAGCGTTGCGGATGGAGCCGGAATCGGTGCTGTGGGATATTGGGGCGGGGACGGGGACAATTCCGGTGGAGGTGGGGTTACTCGCACCCCAGAGCCAGATTGTCGCCATTGAACGGGATCAAGAGGTAGCGAATTTGATTCGGCGCAATTGCGATCGCTTCCAGGTCAAAAATGTGCAAGTGATCGAAGGCAGCGCCCCCGATTGCTTACCTGAAATTGAACCCCGCCCCACCCGCATTTGCCTCGAAGGAGGACGGCCCATCAAAGACATTCTCCATGCCGCTTGGGATGCCCTCGCCCCAGCGGGCCGAATTGTGGCCACAGTGAATAATCTGGAAAATCTCTACGCTATTTCCGAAGGATTGGCCACCCTGCAAGCCCGCCAAATTGAGGTGATTCAGTCAGCGGTGAATCGTCTCGAACAGCGGGGACTCCATCAAACCTTCGCGGCGGTGAATCCGATGTTTATTCTCAGTGGTGAGAAGTTCTGATGCCGTCTAAATACTGCTGCCACTTGGCCGCGAGGGGAATTTCAGTAAAGGGAATTAAAATTGGGGGGCGATCGCCCGTCATCACAAATTCCAGCATCGGCTTGCCCTTGCGGGGGAGTTCCCCCGTTACCCGTTGCCCATTCACTTGCAGATAAATCCCCACCACATCCCGCAGCGAAAACGATTGAGGATTCAGAATCCCGTTACGGGTTGGGTAACCCCAGGTGATGACCTCCGCCTTTTGACCCAAAACCGCATAAAGATCATACTTAGCCTGGTCAAACGCCTCAGCCCACTGTTGATAGGTATCAACCTTTTTCCACTCATTCCACCCCGCCCACGCTAGGCCGATAAAACCAACTAAAAGGGGCAACCATAATAATCCGCGTTCCATGGGCTGAATTCTCTACACTATTCAGGTACATCATTCACTCATCCTCGTTGTAACTCACCATGTCCTCCGTCACTCGCTCGCTCCAGAATGCCCTTAATGGTCAGGATCTCACCCCAGAGGAGGGGATACTGTTACTGTCCCAAACAGACCCGGCGATCCGTGAATCGATCCGCAGGGTGGCCGATCAACTGCGGCAACGACAAAGTGGCAACACAGTTACCTATGTGGTGAACCGCAACCTCAACTTTACCAATATCTGCGAGCAGCACTGTGGATTTTGTGCGTTTCGGCGGGATGTGGGCCAAGACGGGGCCTATTGGTTATCGTCGGAGGTGATGGGGGCGAAGGTGGCCGAAGCGGTGGCCCTGGGGGCGACGGAAATTTGTATGCAGGGGGGACTGAATCCGGAGGCGAAGATTCAGGGGTCGGCGTTGGCCTATTACGAAAATTTGGTGCGGTTAATTAAAGAGCCGTTTCCGGCGTTGCATCTCCATGCTTTTTCGCCCCAGGAGGTGGAGTTTATCGCGCGGCAAGATGGGCTGAGTTATGAAGCGGTGTTGCGGGTGTTGCAGGCGGCGGGGGTGGGGTCGCTGCCGGGGACGGCGGCGGAGGTGTTGAGCGATCGCATTCGTCAGATCATTTGTCCGGAAAAACTGGATACGGCCACTTGGCTCGAAATCGTCGGCACGGCCCACCGTCTCGGCATTCCCACCACGAGCACGATGCTCTGCGGCCATATTGAAACCCCCAGGGATGCGATCGCCCACCTCCACCACCTCCGCCAACTTCAAATCACCGCCCAAGCCTACCCCGCCCGGATCACCGAATTCATCGCCCTGCCCTTTGTCGGGGAACAGGCCCCCCCCGCCCTCCGCAAACGAGTGGGGCGCGATCAGCCCGATCTCACGGCTACCCTGCATTTCATGGCGGTGGCTCGGATTTACCTAGGGCGGTGGATTCCCAACCATCAACCCAGTTGGGTGAAGTTGGGCCTCGCCGGAGCGACGGAGGCGCTGCGCTGGGGTTGTAATGACATCGGCGGTACGTTGATGGAAGAACATATCACCACCATGGCCGGGGCGAAAGGGGGCACGGGTTTAACGGTGGAGGCATTGCGAGGGGCGATCGCCTCCATCGGCCGCCCGGCCCAAGAACGCACGACACTCTATCAACCGGGGCGCGATGCGATCGCCGCCCCCACCGCCGCCATCTTCCCGAACCCCGAAATTCCCGCTACAATGCGTTAGCAATGGTGATCAGTGTTCTTTAGATGACGGTCAACGGGTCGATCTTAAGCCTTGATTGTCCATCCCCCTTTTGCTCCTCCCCATTCTTAAACACGGTATTGGACTCCTGCTATTCTCCTGCTCCATCCTCCGCTGTCTCGGCTGCCGATGATCTCACCTGCCCCAGGGCGGCGATCGCCATTCGGCACGCCACCGCTGCTGACATCCCCCGCCTAGCTGAGGTACTCACCGACAGCTTTCACCCCCCGACCAGTGTGATGTTTTGGATGCAGCCCCTGATCCGCTTCGGCATTCAAGAAGATTTACGCGCTCGCTTCCGGGCAGATCTGCCCCAATATTGCTGTTTTGCGGCGGTGTCCCATCCCACGGAGCAAGTGATCGGTACGGTGGAAGTGTCCGTGCGCCCCCTCACCTGGCGACGCTATACCGTTGAATATCCCTACATTTCTAACCTGGCGGTGCATCCCCACTATCGACGGCGGGGGGTAGCGCGGCGCTTGCTGTTGGGCTGTGAACCGAAAGCGCGAGATTGGGGGTTTGAAGCCATTTATCTCCATGTGTTAAATCGCAACCAACCGGCACAGCAACTCTACCAAGGTTTGGGGTATCATATCGAGGACAGTGCCCCGAATTATGGGGGATGGGAGTGGTTTCAACCCCAGCGGTTGCTCCTGTACAAATCATTGCAATGTTCTGAGTAGATGGGGGTGCGTGGGGTATGTTACAGCTAGTCCTGAAGGGTTCTTTAGAGACCGATCGCGTTGGGTCTTTCTGTCCTTCTCTGGACATGGATCACTAAAATCCTGAACCGTTACCGGATTGGTGGGATTGACCATTTGTTTGACCCATGATGAATGCAACTCAGTCACCTCCGCCGTCTGATGCGATCGCTCAAGTTCTCACCGATTTGCGATCGCAAAAACTGCTCGTGGTGAATCAACGTCGCCGCAACGGTTTGATTATCTATAAGCAACATCACGCCGAATTTGCCGGGCCGGGGGCAGTGGTGGGCAGTGTGTTTGATACTGATGTGTTGAATGTGTTGCCGGTGGGCAATTGGTCTTTGTTGCCCCCGAAAGACCCCGAAGAACGCCAAAAAGCCTATTTAATGCGACGGCAATGGGTGAAACTGTTTAAACAGGTCACGGAAAACCCCATCCCCACCCAGCGCGTCCAAGCCATTCTCAATCAGTTTGAAAATTGGTTTGATGTGGAAACGGTGGCACAATTGCCCAATGAGGCGATCGCCGCCCTCGTGGGGGTTCTGCCCCAAACGGTGCATAAAGTTCGCAACCTCACGGAATGGTAAGTCTTCCCCCCATGAATAGCTATGAACTGCTGCGTCAAACCAATCGCATCCGGGTCAGTGACGGCGTGCTCCTGCCCGTGTTGCGGGACACGGAAACCGCTGCGCAAACCCTTGTGGTGATCTGGCCGCAACTGGGGGATTTTGACAGCCTTGAATACGCAACCTGGATTCAGCGCGATCGCGCCCATTTCCACCACGCCAACATTGCCGTGCGGGCCGTGGGCATTGGCGATCGCAACTCCGGCCAACGCTTCTGCGACTATACCGGCTTCCCCGCCGCCGAGCTTTTTGTCGATCCCGAAGCCCAACTCCACCGCGATCTCAACCTCTATCCCGGCTTAACTTTTAAAATTCCCGGCCTCTCCCCCGGCCAAAACGCCTGGCTGAATCTGCTGCTGATGTGCGCCGGGATTGGTAGTCCTGGCACGTTGCGGGAAGTGTGGCGCGGCTATTGGGGCGATCGCCACGGCCCCCAACTAATCCACGACGACGAACAGGTCAACGCGCCCCCCTTGCCCTCCTTTCGGGGGTCAGTCTTTAACCTAGCCGGGGGCAACGGCTTCCAGCGACCCTTTGAACTCGCCACCGTCCGCCTCCGCAACATGGTAGAGGTGCTCTCCCATTGGCGCACCTACGTCCCCGACTCCAGCTATCTCCCCCAGCGGGGCGCAACGTTTCTCTTTAACGCATCAGGAGAACTCGGCTACGAATATCGCGATCGCGGCATTTTGGGCTATGCCGCCGAAATGCGTCGCCCCCTCTCATTCTTGATCCCCACCCAAGGGCCAGCAGGGAATCGTTAGAATAATATCTCTCTGGCCAAACAACCCCAGCTAGACAGTCCCACTCAAAACGGTATCAACCCTTAATCGAACATCATGGTGGAAAAAATTCAAAAAACAGACCAAGAATGGCAAGCTCAACTCACCGCTGAACAGTTTAAAGTCACCCGCAAAAAAGGCACAGAACGAGCCTTCACGGGCCAATATCACAACAACAAAGCCAGCGGAACCTATAAATGCGTGTGCTGCGGCACACCCCTCTTTACCTCAGAGACTAAGTTTGACTCCGGAACGGGTTGGCCGAGCTTTTACGCGCCCATTACCGAAGATAATGTGGCCTATGAAAGCGATCGCACCCTGTTTATGGTCAGAACAGAAGTCCTCTGCGCCGCCTGCGATGCCCATCTCGGCCATGTGTTCAACGATGGCCCCCAACCCACCGGCAAACGTTACTGCATGAATTCCGCTGCCCTAGACTTTGAACCCCAAAGCTAGACCCGGTCAGCCCAACTCCCACGGAGATCCGTCCCACCCGCACCCCTGCCTTAAAACTCCCACTCCTCGCCGTCCGAGGCATCGGGAGTGTTTTTCGTGGGGTCACGGGGAGGGGGTGAACTTGGCTCCGGGTCTGGGGTGGCAGGTGGCGGCGTGATCACACGGTAGTTAGCATCATAAATGCCATCAGCGGGGCGATCGCGCTGGGTTGTGTCATTCCGTCGGGCTTCGGTGACGGGTTGCCGCGACTCACGGCGGGGCGTGGTGGGACGTTCCGGGGGGGACTCAATATCCCAATCATCCGCCTCACGTTCCCATTCCGGATCAAGGGGTGTTTCCCAATCCCCCTTGGCGGGGCGCGATCGCGAACGGCGCGGCG
Coding sequences within:
- a CDS encoding LapA family protein, whose product is MRIGVFLAAVGLLTMVVVQNWSPTLPLVVFGTATIAFPLGLWLAFALGAGLITSILLQGLSYRPIVKAPEPPVAPRYRAGVEEPPPRRSRSRPAKGDWETPLDPEWEREADDWDIESPPERPTTPRRESRQPVTEARRNDTTQRDRPADGIYDANYRVITPPPATPDPEPSSPPPRDPTKNTPDASDGEEWEF